Proteins co-encoded in one Lasioglossum baleicum chromosome 14, iyLasBale1, whole genome shotgun sequence genomic window:
- the LOC143215558 gene encoding U3 small nucleolar ribonucleoprotein MPP10 — protein sequence MSETEILGNILSVIDNNTRRRELFLSIQNKAALDFKNSTKRLYDFTKEQSKRNTNALPELVTEGFDEEQIWQQLELQNEGELIHFITGVSKALAESKKFAIPVSARKPEIVHSNEETVEDNDEEEEENMSDEGGLDSEMELEDDSKKQKKVVNKQRKKPSIVDDKFFKLQELDEYLTKEERKEVQNEKNEEDSDEESVDLFNDYSDDEESKSGEEKLLKYTDFFDSPQSEDEEAKDSVQYKNADSKDLDDDSLRDDSDEGMNTDEEEDERKSSKKKVSFNLTNDSDDTDSIENKSDNKKEDLEMKSSLETRQERLLERIQQLEEEAVAEKPWQLKGEVSAASRPQNSLLEEFVEFDITTRPAPVITEQTTLKLEDIIKQRIKDKAWDDVEKKFKPVETPMEYKKKLVLNQEKSKESLSQIYENEYLKQKQALNPEYEEKEEEEPKLHTEIREMMHSVFLKLDALSNFHYTPKPAKPEIKVISNVPAINMEEVAPVAVSDAALLAPEEIKEKQRGDLMDRAERTKTDMKRERRHKKMKQRARHEAMEKKEKLNAMKPGIAKKYKKDKAAELTKKLINNRNIVKMDETGHRVPKSSTAFFNQLQDQVKSHIKSKTDARSKKKQKDSLTAIKLKL from the exons ATGTCTGAAACAGAAATACTTGGCAATATTCTATCTGTAATTGATAATAATACTAGAAGACGGGAACTATTTTTGAG CATACAAAATAAAGCAGCATtagatttcaaaaattcaacGAAACGCTTGTACGACTTCACAAAAGAGCAATCGAAAAGAAACACAAATGCACTACCAGAGCTTGTAACGGAAGGTTTCGATGAAGAGCAGATCTGGCAGcaactcgaattacagaatgaAGGTGAACTTATACATTTTATAACAGGCGTTTCGAAGGCTCTAGCAGAAAGTAAGAAATTTGCGATACCGGTAAGCGCAAGAAAACCGGAGATTGTACATAGCAACGAAGAAACTGTAGAAGACaatgacgaagaagaagaagagaacatGTCCGATGAAGGTGGTTTGGACAGTGAGATGGAATTGGAAGACGATTCGAAGAAACAAAAGAAAGTCGTGAACAAGCAGAGAAAGAAACCATCCATAGTAGATGACAAATTCTTTAAATTGCAAGAACTAGACGAGTATCTGACCaaagaagaaaggaaggaaGTACAGAATGAGAAGAATGAGGAAGACTCTGATGAGGAATCAGTGGATTTGTTCAATGATTATTCAGACGACGAAGAGAGCAAAAGTGGTGAAGAGAAGCTGTTGAAGTACACAGATTTCTTCGATAGTCCACAGAGCGAGGACGAAGAAGCCAAAGACTCTGTACAGTACAAAAACGCTGATAGTAAAGATCTAGACGATGATTCTCTGCGCGATGATTCGGACGAGGGAATGAACACGGATGAGGAAGAAGACGAGCGCAAATCGTCCAAGAAAAAAGTGAGCTTCAATCTCACAAACGATTCTGATGACACGGACAGCATAGAAAATAAATCTGACAACAAAAAGGAAGATCTAGAAATGAAATCCTCTCTCGAAACTCGTCAAGAGAGATTACTAGAGAGGATCCAGCAGCTGGAAGAAGAAGCGGTGGCAGAGAAACCCTGGCAACTGAAGGGCGAAGTTAGCGCTGCCAGCAGGCCGCAGAATTCCTTGCTGGAGGAGTttgtcgaatttgatataaCAACGAGGCCTGCTCCAGTCATTACCGAGCAAACAACTTTAAAACTCGAGGATATCATTAAACAAAGGATAAAGGACAAAGCTTGGGACGACGTGGAGAAGAAATTCAAACCAGTCGAGACTCCGATGGAGTACAAGAAGAAGCTGGTCTTGAACCAGGAAAAGAGCAAAGAGAGTTTGTCCCAGATTTACGAGAATGAATATCTTAAACAGAAGCAAGCACTGAATCCAGAATAcgaggagaaagaggaagaggaaccAAAGTTGCACACAGAAATCAGGGAGATGATGCACTCTGTGTTCTTGAAACTGGATGCACTTTCTAACTTCCACTACACCCCGAAACCG GCAAAACCGGAGATCAAGGTCATCAGCAATGTTCCGGCAATTAACATGGAGGAAGTGGCGCCGGTAGCGGTCAGCGATGCTGCTTTATTGGCTCCGGAAGAGATTAAGG AAAAACAACGAGGCGATCTCATGGACAGAGCAGAGAGGACGAAGACGGACATGAAACGGGAACGAAGGCACAAGAAGATGAAGCAGCGTGCCCGACACGAAGCCATGGAAAAGAAGGAGAAACTGAACGCGATGAAACCAGGAATAGCAAAGAAATATAAGAAGGACAAGGCAGCGGAGCTGACGAAGAAATTAATCAATAATCGGAACATTGTCAAAATGGATGAGACGGGGCACAGGGTTCCAAAGTCGTCGACTGCATTCTTCAATCAACTGCAAGACCAAGTGAAGAGTCACATCAAGTCCAAGACTGACGCACGTtcgaagaagaagcagaaggaCTCTCTGACCGCAATCAAACTGAAATTATAA